In one Mycobacterium sp. NBC_00419 genomic region, the following are encoded:
- a CDS encoding acetyl-CoA acetyltransferase, whose product MDPRTPVIVGVGQVNQREDAPEVEPVDLMAVAAREAADPRVLQAVDAIRVVNLLSWRYRDPGLLLAARIGAPNASTYYTGVGGNTPQSLVNQACLNIQAGRNDVVLLAGGETWRTRMRLKAKGIRPDWTRQEETVAVPPGAEDEVPMSGPAEDRIGLLMPSHVYPLFEQALRIANNEGSDEHRQRIGQLWARFSAVAAENPHAWSREAVPAEQIWQPSADNRMISWPYPKLMNSNNMVNQAAVVVLCSAEKARYLQIPQDQWVFPYAGTDSHDTYSIAERDELHRSPAIRIAGRRSMELAGVGVDDLDYVDVYSCFPSAVQVAATEIGLPLDDPQRPLTVTGGLTFAGGPWNNYVMHSIATMTELLRANPAARGLITANGGFLSKHSFGVYSATPPPAEFRWQDVQAEVDQLPTRVAHADWAGDGVVESWTAPFDRDGTPQKAFLAVRTPDDGRALAVIEDAEAAAVTVRDDIAGAKVSVRADGRASLN is encoded by the coding sequence ATGGACCCCAGGACACCGGTCATCGTCGGCGTCGGACAGGTCAACCAGCGCGAAGACGCGCCCGAGGTGGAACCCGTCGACCTGATGGCGGTCGCCGCCCGCGAGGCTGCCGATCCGCGCGTGCTGCAGGCCGTCGACGCGATCCGGGTGGTCAACCTGCTGTCCTGGCGCTACCGCGATCCGGGTCTGCTGCTGGCCGCGCGCATCGGCGCCCCGAACGCCTCGACCTACTACACCGGTGTCGGCGGCAACACGCCCCAGTCGCTGGTCAACCAGGCCTGCTTGAACATCCAGGCGGGCCGTAATGATGTCGTGCTGCTGGCCGGCGGCGAGACATGGCGTACCCGGATGCGGTTGAAAGCCAAGGGAATACGCCCGGACTGGACGCGCCAGGAGGAGACGGTCGCGGTGCCGCCGGGTGCGGAGGACGAGGTGCCGATGTCGGGCCCGGCCGAGGACCGCATCGGACTGCTCATGCCCTCGCACGTCTACCCGCTCTTCGAGCAGGCGCTGCGAATCGCCAACAACGAGGGCAGCGACGAGCACCGGCAGCGGATCGGGCAGCTGTGGGCCCGGTTCAGCGCGGTGGCCGCCGAGAACCCGCACGCGTGGAGTCGCGAAGCCGTACCCGCAGAACAGATCTGGCAGCCCAGCGCGGACAACCGGATGATCAGCTGGCCCTACCCGAAGCTGATGAACTCCAACAACATGGTCAACCAGGCCGCGGTCGTGGTGCTGTGCTCGGCGGAGAAGGCCCGCTACCTGCAGATCCCGCAGGATCAGTGGGTGTTCCCGTATGCCGGCACCGACTCCCACGACACCTACTCGATCGCCGAACGCGACGAACTGCACCGCTCGCCGGCCATCCGCATCGCTGGCCGCCGGAGTATGGAACTGGCCGGGGTCGGGGTCGACGACCTCGACTACGTCGACGTGTACTCCTGCTTCCCGTCGGCGGTGCAGGTCGCCGCGACCGAGATCGGACTGCCCCTCGACGACCCGCAACGGCCACTGACCGTCACCGGCGGTCTGACCTTCGCCGGCGGCCCGTGGAACAACTACGTCATGCATTCGATCGCCACCATGACCGAACTGCTGCGCGCCAACCCCGCTGCACGAGGGCTGATCACGGCCAACGGCGGCTTCCTGTCCAAACACAGCTTCGGGGTCTACAGCGCGACCCCGCCGCCTGCGGAGTTCCGCTGGCAGGACGTCCAGGCCGAGGTCGACCAGCTACCGACCAGGGTCGCCCACGCCGACTGGGCGGGTGACGGCGTCGTCGAGTCCTGGACTGCGCCGTTCGACCGGGACGGCACGCCCCAGAAGGCGTTCCTCGCCGTCCGCACACCCGACGACGGCCGCGCGCTGGCGGTCATCGAGGATGCCGAGGCGGCGGCGGTCACCGTTCGCGACGACATCGCCGGGGCCAAGGTGAGCGTGCGCGCCGACGGTAGGGCCAGCCTGAACTGA
- a CDS encoding alpha/beta fold hydrolase, producing the protein MTVVLVHGNPETDVIWGPLVEALGRDDVVRLSPPGFGSPLPEGFPATFLAYRDWLEAELERFDEPVDLVGHDWGGGHVVNVVMHRPELVRSWASDVVGLFDPDYVWHDLAQVWQTPGAGEEVVEAMVGGPFDDRVAQLTGFGIPSDVATALAAAQDEQMGRAILALYRSAAQPAMAEAGRALSNAAARPGLSLLATADPFIGASDNRRRAAESAGARTVELDGAGHWWMLEDPVQAAQALSEFWDSLD; encoded by the coding sequence ATGACGGTGGTTCTCGTTCATGGCAACCCGGAGACCGACGTGATCTGGGGTCCGCTGGTGGAAGCGCTCGGGCGCGACGACGTGGTGCGGCTGTCCCCGCCAGGATTCGGCTCCCCGCTGCCCGAGGGTTTCCCGGCGACCTTCCTGGCCTACCGGGACTGGCTGGAGGCCGAGCTGGAGCGCTTCGACGAGCCAGTGGACCTGGTCGGCCATGACTGGGGTGGCGGGCATGTCGTGAACGTGGTCATGCATCGCCCGGAACTGGTGCGCAGCTGGGCCAGCGACGTCGTCGGGCTGTTCGATCCGGACTATGTGTGGCACGACCTGGCTCAGGTGTGGCAGACCCCTGGGGCCGGTGAAGAGGTGGTCGAAGCGATGGTCGGCGGGCCGTTCGACGATCGGGTGGCCCAGCTGACGGGATTCGGGATCCCCAGTGATGTGGCGACCGCGCTGGCCGCGGCCCAGGACGAGCAGATGGGCCGGGCCATCCTGGCGCTGTATCGATCAGCCGCGCAGCCGGCGATGGCCGAAGCGGGCCGCGCGCTGTCCAATGCCGCTGCCCGGCCGGGGCTGTCCCTGTTGGCCACGGCAGATCCGTTCATCGGTGCCAGCGACAACCGTCGCCGCGCCGCCGAGAGCGCCGGTGCCCGCACGGTGGAGCTCGACGGAGCCGGACACTGGTGGATGCTGGAGGATCCGGTCCAGGCTGCGCAGGCACTCTCCGAATTCTGGGATTCGCTGGACTGA